AAGTGGTTTCCGCCGCAGGCACATCGAACCTCTGAAGCTGTTGGAAACGATGATTTAAGTGAAATTGACATGACAGAGACTTACCTGAATGAAGGCTCTCAACTAATAGATAGGGGCGCGATATTAAGCGCAGGCTGGTAGATCAGCAGTTGCGATTTGCACTGTTCAAAAACTCATGGGAGCACCTTAACAGGGTCGCTGAGAAGATACATTGGATCTTTTTTCGAAAGAGTAGGATTTTTTTTAGATTCTGTCTAAATCCAGCACTTAAACGCAGGGGAAAAGGCTTTATGAATAGATTTAAGATATTTGTTGTAGCTATTGCGACAAAACCGCGCTTTTTTCTAGGAGATAAAGATAAGCCCCGCGACTTGATGTGTAGTCACGGGGCTTTAATGAGAAGAATTTGTTCTGACAGTTGCTATACAAATAGCTGAAGGAATGTGGCCGCAAACGGCATATCTTTCAGTAGCCTATGCAACAGTACTTGTCTTACGAGTAGGGCGTTTGCGTTCGCTTTTGCGAGTGCCGCCTGCCATCTCATATTCATAGCTGTCTTTGCCATATTTGGCAGCGACGGCAATCAGCATGCGCTCAGACAGGGTGCCAAGCTGCTTTTCGGTATCTTGGACGGTGCTACCTGCGCGATCTACAAAAGACAGAGATTCGTTGTAGGTAATGAGGTGGGAGCGTAGGGTGTCAATTAATAACAAATAGCTTTCTAGGGTCAGTCCGCCGCCTAGGTCAAGCTGGGGATTAATGGCCTTTAATCCAGCGGAACGGCGTTCGGCTTTTTCGAGAGCAGATGAACTGCGTTTTTGTCTGGTCACTGTAGTGCACCAAGAGTTGTTTTACTTTTTCAAAGTGGCATACCCAAAACAGGACTGTAACTGATATTTATGCGGGGTTTGTTTGTGCTCGGTGTGGGTCTGTTTTCCGTATATATGCGGTTAAGTGAATGACGCGTTCTGATGGTTTAGAGAATAACCGGGCTGTTTCTTAGGAAAAAGAAGCCGTTTGTTGAAAATGGGAGGACAAATTCAAGGAACGCCGTGACGAATTCAACGATCGTCGCGATGAATTCGATGATCGTCGCGATGAATTCAAGGAATGGGAGGTCATTCATAAGAAACGCTTTAACGTTCTAAATAAAAATGAAAGCGTTTCTTATGAATGGGGCGATCAATTCAATAAACGTCGCGGCGGATTCAACAAACGCCGCGACGAATTCAATGTGTGAGGGCTTGAACAGCAAAAAAGAAGATAGAGGAATAGATCAGTTACAGGCCTATTCCTCCATCCTCCTCACGATCTAGTTCTGCTTGCGGGTCATCAGGCTAATGTACTCCCCACCTCTACCAGTGGGGATGGGGTCGAGCCAGGAGATGCGATCGCAATAGTGCAGCACCGCCATGCGGTTGATCGCCTCAATGACGGCAGCATAGTCGCCCAGCAAGATATGGCAGAGCTTTTCGGGCTGGTAAGAAGGGAGTTGGAAGTTTGAGGCGGTGTTGTCACTGTCTCCTGAGGATGATTGAAACATACGGTTCACTCCGTTTTCGGTAAAGAAAACGGGGAACTTACTAGCTGTCTCTCATGAAGGTGTTACCAAAGACGCTAGATCCTAGAATGATTCCAGGTCGTCTCCAGCTTACCTATCCTAAGTTGGGATGATTTAGGGGATTTGAGAAGCGGCAACTTCTCTCTTCCCCGCCTAGAACCATTCCCCGCAAGAAAATCTTATAGGATGCGGCAGGGGAGTTCAACCGTATTCTGGGAATCTTAGCGCAGAGGGTAGAGAAGCCCGGTTTCTTCAAGAAACCGGGCTTCTTGGCTATTAGGGTTCTCTCCTGAGAGTAGGGAACTCTAGACCTGAAAGCTTTGGGAATGATTAGAATGCCGCGTCGTCAGGTAGATTTTGTGCCAGGACACCACTACCATCTCTACAACCGTGGCAATAATCGTCAAAATATTTTCTTTGAACGAGAAAATTACCTGTATTTCTTGCAGCAGTTTCGACGCTACCTAGTCGAGGATACGTTGGATGTGTTGGCTTACTGCTTAATGCCAAACCACTACCATTTCTTGGTGCGGCTGCGATCGCAAACCCTATCGCAACAGATGCAAGCCTTTTCGCTGTCTTATACCAAAGCCATAAATCGCCGCTATGGACGTTGTGGCTCTCTATTCCAAGGCAGATTTCGCTCAATTCATGTGAATTGCGATCGCTATTTGCTCTACCTGTCTCGCTATATCCATCTAAACCCAGTAGCCGCAGGCTTTGTAGAAGCCCCTGAAGCGTGGGAATTTTCCAGTTATCGGGAGTATGTGGAACTTCGCCAAGGAACGCTACCCAAGCTGAACCCCATTCGTCAGGATGTAGGTACTGCCGAGGATTACCAGGCTTTTGTCCTAGCAAATGCCGTACGTCTGCCCAAGCTCAGCCACCTCATGCTCGATGAGTAATCGCGAGAACCCTGAGAAGCCCGGTTTCTTGAAGAAACCGGGCTTCTCTCCCTAGCTTAGTAGCTGAGGCACCACAGGTCGCGTGCGATCGCAGCGGCAGCATAGCCACGCGTTGCCGGAGCATTGGGCGCAAACCGCGTCCCCTCACCATTCATCGGTTCCGCCGCGCGGCAGTTCTCCGACATCACAGCAATCTCCTTAGCCGCCCAGTGACCCCGCGTATCCGAAAACGCAAAGGTAGGCTCCAAATTCGAAGCATCCCGGCCATCCCAGCGCCGCAGCTCAACCAGGTAAACGTCCATCTTCAGCAGCAAAGACATCAGCTCAGCCCGCGTCACCGGCTGCTCAGGGCGAAAGCTGCCATCTGAGTAGCCTTGAATCAACCCCAACCCTTTCAAATATTGAATGGCACGCGCACTCCGGCGATTTGCCGCCACATCCCTAAAGGGAGCCGTTCCCAGCTCGTTAGGCAGAGGGGGGAGCTGTGCCGTTGCCTCCATCGCCGCATCCGCAGGCGACAGCGGAACCAGCTGCATCGCCTGCACAATGGCAACGGCCAGCTCTTCCCGAGTGATGGGCCTGTTGGGGTAAAACCGATTTTCCTCCGGAGACTCAACCAAAATGCCCTGGCTCGTAACATTAGCAATTTCAGGAGCATAGCGGCCATCAATATCGGTGTATTGCGGCACCTCAGACGGGGTTTCCTGGCGGACTCCCTGGCCACTGGCATCCGTGCGATAAACCCAGCTCGCGCTCCCATCGGTAATAGTTACCCGCCAACCCGGCGTGATCGCCATGAGGCAGCTTTCTGCCGGGCCACCTAAGCCCAAGCAGCCATCTGACCACTCCATTGCGGTAGCGCTGACCACTTCAAGACTGTCTTGGGACCGATCCTGCTCCTCGGCAACCTGTTCAAGAATGCGAGCTTGCACACCTTCGGGCAAACGCTCGGCTTGGGCCAGAGAATCCTCAGCCATAGATGGCTCTGCAAAGACCGAAGACTGACTTGGGTTGACCGCCAAATTGCGAATGCTAAAGCCAGGTTGCACCGCCCCGCCCAGCATTGCCACCGCAGCCGCAATCGAAACCAATGCTATTCGATACATGGGTAAACTCCTTCCACACAGTTCAATCGAGGATGTTGCCGCTTCCTCGAAACGCAAGGTTTGAAGTGATTTAGGGGAGATGCTCCAGAAGGGCTTCAGCCGCTGAAGAGACCATTTCGCATTGCCCCAGCACAAATCAAAAACCTTTTAGGCACACCCCAATTCTCCCTGGCCGATAAAGCTCATTGCTGGTGGTTACGGGAACTGAAACAGGTTTCTAGTATCGGTTTTGGCAGTTTTCCTTCTCTTTCTCATTCTGCCTATCGCTGTTCCTCTTCTCTTACCTGTTCTGCCTGTCGCTGTTCTTCCCCGGCTCGTTCTTGTTTTCGGCCCACTTCCTCGCTAGCTTCAGAAACAGATTCTGATGAATTTGGTTGCACCTCATTAGGTACCTCAGAAGGCCTAACCAATGGCTCTGGTAGGGGTGGCGGCTCAACTGGTAGAGCTGGGTCTACAGGGCTAGGAGGAGGGATAGGGGGAGTGGGCTCTTCAGGTGGGGGGGTGGGCTCTTCACTGGGCTGCTCGACCGCTGTTGGGTCGGTAGTGGTGTCAGGTTCGGTAACGGCTTCTGGTGTGGGTGTCGGTATGGGTGTGGGTGTAGGTATGGCCGTGGGCGTAGGTGTTAGCGTGGGCGTAGATGTCGGTCTGGGTGTTGGCGTGGGTGTGGGCGTAGGCGTGGGCATAGGTGTGGATGTAGATGGAGCGGTTTGATTGCGCCATTGTCCATACCCTACCCCCAGTACCAATGGGACCAATACGCTCATAGCAACCGCTCCAGGCAGCCACCAAGAAAAGCGCGATTTACCGTGTGGCTGCGGAGAGGTTGAGTTTCTTGTGCCTAGTTCAGAGACAGCGCGTGGGGCAGGCACCGTCGCATTCCCAAAAGATGCCGGAACTGTAGGCCGATACCCTGGCGCAACGACAACGGTGCGAACTTGGCTGAGGGGCGCAGACTCAACTCCAGAGTTATGAGAGGAAACGGGCAATAGCGCTAGCCAGTCTCTCACCTGCTGGGGCCGATCATGAGGCTCTACAGCCATACCTCGCATGACTGCGGCACTCACGCCTGGGCTCACCGCTGGCACAATCTCGTGGGGCAACCGTAGAGGAACCCGGTCCCGCAAAATAGCAGCAGTGGGAACTTGGGCAGTCAGCAAGGTATAAAGAGTAGCCGCAAGACCATAGACATCGGTGGCTGGTGAGCGCTGAGCTTGCTGGAGGTACTGCTCAATCGGGGCATAGCCCTCCGACACAATGTGGGTATGGGTTTGGACAACGCCTGGGGTAAATTCTCTAGCAATGCCGAAGTCAATCAGCATGACCCGCTGAGTTTCGGGCTGCAAAATCAGGTTCTGAGGCTTGATATCCCGATGCAGTAAGCCCGCCCGGTGGATTGCCTCAGCAGCTTCGCCAACTTGACGAATGCAGGAAAGGGCATGGGCTTCGGGCAGCGGTCGATTGGGCTGAACCAGCGTGTCTAGGGTCTGGCCGGGAATATAGTCCATCACGATGTAGGGCAGGTCATCTTCTGTAAAGAAATCAACGACCCGCACAATATTCGGATGGAAGCACCTAGCTAGCCGTCTGGCTTCATCTTGAAACTGCCTCTGGTGCGCCAGAAATTGAGGCTCTTGGCGTAAAGCATCGTTGACAGTCTTAATGACAACGTCCTGCGTCAGCACATTGTTTCTAGCTTTGTAGGTGATACCAAAGCCACCACGGCCCAGCTCCTGGTCAATGGTGTACTTCCCCTGCTGCAGAGATTTACCGGTAAGAGAGCTCATAGATTACATCCCTCTTTAGTCGCGCTTGCTAGAGAATAGCGGAAATGTTGAAAATTCGTTAAAACCTATCGAGTTATTAACGGAAAAACCATCTTAACAGGGGTGAACCTACCCTTCCTTCAGAATGACTAAAGAGGGTTGTATAGAGCTAATTTCACGTTTTATGTTCCCTAATCGTGGGCCAAGATGGCTCTTCCTTCCAGTAGGGGGTTCTCTGTGCCACAAATGAGCGCCGTAGAGCGGGCACTGCTGAGAGAAAGTCCTACAATTTGCATTACACATTGAGAGCAATGCTTCACCAAGCATCAAATTAGTAGGCATTGGTTCAATCTTGGGAGGTAGAAAGTAAGGCTCAAGAGCAATGTCTACCTTACCCTTCTACCCTAGAGGGTAGTGCCTACCCTAGCACTGTCTATTTAATCTAACGGCCGATATAGGCACCGCCATACAATGCAGCATTAGCATTAATTTTCAGCCGTAATTTAGATAGAGCAAATGACATCTCAATTAAACCGTGATCTAGAGCAACTTCAAACGAAAGAAGCCACACTGTTTGATCGCACCTTTCGAGACAGTAAAGGCAACATCGTTATAGCGCAGATGCCAAACCTGCCAGTTCTGGTGGGGTTGACAGCAGCCTTTCTTCAATTCGTGCTCCCTACTGGCAACCTTCAGACAGCGGCAGCACTGGTTGCGTTCGGCGCTTTATTTACTTGGGCATGGCAAGAACTTTTTGAGGGAGTCAACTACTTCCGTCGAGCACTCGGCTTGATTTCGTTAGTAGGCGTCATTGCGCTAGGATTTAGCTTCGTGGGAGTATAGATTCCCCTGAAGAAAACTCACAAAAAATAGCTCAGCCCCGTAGTTGGGTTGAAACCTACGGGCTGAGCCAAATAGAAATGGAGAGCCGATGTTGACAGCGGGAAGTTAGAGATGCGATCGCAACTCCACCTAGAGCTTTAAAGATAGTCGCCCTACCCTGCTGCCGCTAGGCCTTCTGCTTCTGCTACCCGCCACGCCTGCGGCGACACCTCATGCATCTGCCGAAACTGGCGGGTGAAGTAGCTTACGTCGCCATAGCCCACGGCATTAGCAATTTGATTCACCGGCTGGGCTGTTGTCGTTAGCAAAAGCCGCGCCTGTGCCATCCGCCTGTCAATAATCCACCGCTTCACCGTGCGGCCCGTCTCTGTCTGCACTAGGTTTGTTAAATAAGCTGCAGAATACCCCGCTGCCTGCGCCACATCCGTGAGGCTAATCGGCTGATGGTAATGCGCCTCGATAAAGCGAAACACTGGGGCCAGCTTTGGACTGTCAGGAAAAATGCTGATAGCCGCTGCTGGGGTCAAATCCGACTTCTCACGGTACCAGCGCCTTAGAACCTCCTGCCGCTCCAGACGAGTTGTGACTGCCGAAAGAAACTGCTCCACCGTACAGGGTTTTGTGAGGTAGTCATCTGCCCCCAATGCCATGCCCTGACGCAGATCAGCCATCGTTACCTTAGCTGTCAAAAAGATAAAGGGAATAGCTGCTGTTGCCACATCTTGGCGCAGTGTAGAGAGCACCTGATAGCCATCTAAATCCGGCATCATAATATCGCAAACAATCAAGTCAGGAAGCGTGCTTTGCGCCAGCTCAATACCCTCAATGCCGCTATCGGCCGCCAGCGCCGCAAACCCTTCAAAGGTTAAACAGCGAGAAAAAATCTCCCGCGTTTGGGTCTCATCTTCAATCACCAAAACTTGTTTCATGGGAAAATTCTCAGGCACACCAGCAGATAAACCACAGCAAAGAGACCGCCCCTTCCTAGGGCGTGGTTGCTGATTCTAAAGTTTTTTCCTACTTCCTTTGATAGGCTTTTTGGGGTAAGGTTTGTGGTGTAAGAGACTACAGTCTTCTTCTCAGCAGTTGCCTGCATTGCTCAAAAACTCATCTAGGCAAAGGCAGCTTTTCTCAGAAGAATTCATGCCGCTTCCTGTTGTCTGTTTTTCAAACATTCAAGCAATAGAGTTCTCTTAAGTCATTTTGGCTATGCGGCAATACTACTGGTTGTCTCGCGACCTGTCTGAGGCACTGCCCGCTCAACCCAGCGGATCAGGCAGTTATGGCAGCTTCGACTCGACTCTGATTTCGGTCAGCACCCTGCGGTCGGCTCTGGTACTCGAAAACGGCACCCTACCCCAGCACAGCACCTACCAAGACCTAGCCAACTTTTTTCATGCCCATCCCAACGCCACTGGGGTTCTGGTAATCTTTGCCGATCCGTCCCTGGCTGCTCAGCCTATTGGCGTAATTTCGCGGCACCGCTTCTTGACCTGGCAGCTCCAGCAGCAGCGGTGGCTAGAGGCCCTAAGCTCACCCCTAGAAACCATTCCTCTCTGGTGGCAAGAGACTCAAAGCTACCTGCTGATTGACCCACAAATGCCGCTGCAGGATGTCATTTCCCTAATCCTGGAGCGCAACCCCAGCAGCCTGCACGAGCCGTTGGTGCTGCGGGAACCAGAAGGGGCGAGCATAGTAGATACCAGCCGCCTGTTTGCTGCCTATACCCGTTTGGCCCGTTCAGAACAGGCTACTCTCACTGATCCGGATGTAGAAAATTTGCGGCGACAGCACCAGCTCATCCTCAACGCCATTGGGGAAGGGGTTTACGGCGTTGATTTACAGGGGCTCGCCACCTTCGTCAACCCGGCAGCCACCCAGATGATTGGCTGGGAAGCTGCGGAGCTAATCGGCCAGTCGATGCACAAGGTGCTGCACCACTCCCACCCCGACCGCAGCCCCTACCCCCGCGAGCAGTGCCCGATCTATGCCGCCTTTCAAGACGGCATTATTCACCGCGTTTCAGAAGAAGTCTTTTGGCGCAAAGACGGCACCAGCTTTCCGGTTGAATATCTCAGTACGCCCATGCGGGATGAGCAGGGCAACCTGATCGGGGCGGTGGTGACGTTTCGCGATATCACTCAGCGCAAGTGGGCCGAAGCGGTTTTGCAGCGCACCAATGAGGAGCTAGAGCAGCGGGTACGCGATCGCACTGTCGAACTGCGCCAGGCCAATGAGCAGCTCAAGGAACTGAGTGAGTTGCGATCGCGCGTCGTCTCGATGGTCTGCCACGAGTTTCGCAACCCGCTCAACAACATCCTGCTGTCGGTATCGTCGATGGGCCGCTACAGCGACCAACTTACTCCTGATCAAAAAGAAAAATACCTGCTGGGCATCACCGACAACGTCGAGCGCATGACCCAAATGATCGACGCCATTTTGCTAATCGGCAAAGTCGAAACTAAAGGCATTGAGGTGCGACCCAGCTCCTTTGACCTAGTAGCTTTCTGCCGAGACTTAGCAGCAGAGCTAGAGCCCGAACCAGAGCATCGCCGCATTCAGTTTGCCTGTCGCTCCAAGCAGTTGCCCGTCACTCTCGACAAGCAAATGCTGCGCTCCATCTTGACCAATATCCTATCCAACTCCATCCGCTACTCCCCTGCCCACAGCCCCATCCAGTTTCGGATCTCCAAGCGCAACCAGCACGCCACCTTTCAGATCAAAGACCAAGGCATCGGCATTCCCCCAGAAGACTTGCCCTATCTGTTTGAACCCTTTCACCGAGGCCGCAACGTCAGCAACATCGCCGGAACCGGCTTAGGGCTAAACATCGTTAAGCGATTCCTAGACCTACAGCACGGCACCGTTAAGGTAGACAGCCAGGTCGGCAGCGGCACTACATTTACGATCACCCTACCCATTCATCAAGGAGTTGCTAGGTAGGAGAAGCCCCCAAAGTTGGAAATAAGCGCAATGTTGGTGTGCTCTAGAGTCTCCACCAGCCAGGGCACTTCCTTGCAGTGCTTTTGCTCATGCAGATTAAACAGCACCGAAAAACACCGCTCTAGCCAGGGCCTAGCCATGGAGCAAAACAGCACCACTCGCAGCAACAGCCCCACCGTTAGGGTATGGCCGATGTCGTTGAGCAGGTAGCGGAAGGTACGAAATTCCGGGCGTTTGTTTAGCGGTCGATCGACCACTAGGTAGTTCAAAATTTTCCGGCAGGTCTCTACCAAAATAAAGTCGTTGAGCCGCTGATCGTCAAAGTCCGACAGAGTATCGCGCAGGTAGGTGCGAAGCTGCCGCGTGAAGTGATTGTCGGCATACTTGGGTTCGATCGCGGCGATCGGCTGGATCAGGTATTCTACAAACTCGTCTTTAAAGTCGCGGAAAGAGCGAGTAGTTTTGCTGAAAGTCACAAACCAAGAGGCCCAGTCCTTTTGGGTGCGATGACCATCAAACTTGCCCGTATAGTGGTTCAGGGCATCGCTAAGGGTGTGGTCGTTTAGCAACGTAGGGTTGACGACGCGCGCCTTACGAGAGTGGCCCTGAAGATTGCTCTGGTAGCGAATCAGGTTTAACCGCAGATCCTTTTCGGCTTTGCGGCGTAGGTCAAGGACGTTTTGCTTTTGCTCCTGGCTGCTGTCTTTGGTTAACAGGCTGTTGTCGTAGAGAAAAGGGTAGTGGCGAATGCGCTGCCCCAGCAGTTCTTCTTCTAAGGAAGGAGCCTGATCAGTAGTCTTAGGTTCCAGAAAGAACTGCTTCAGGCGACTTAGAGTAGCGTACTGGTCACTGGTGGTAAAGTCGCGCACCAGCGCCCGAATTTTTTTGCTCTCTAGCGAGTAGGGCATCGCCTCAGGCAAATCTTCAAACACACTGATCAACTCTGGAATAGCCCAATGGTAGCGGGCCTCGGTATACCAAGGGTTGATCAGCGTGTAGCAGCAGCGGTTGAGCGTGTATTTGAACTGGCGATCGGCGTGAGAGCGCTGGGCTAGAGAAGTCAGTGCTGACCAAACTTCCGGATCAGGGTAGCCCAAAGCTTCGACAAACAGCTTACGAAACCGCGCGATTACCTGATCGGGCGGCTCTGATTGGCGAGACTCTTGCCAGTGCTGGTAGAGCACTTCCTCCAACTTGCTGGGAGGTGCACTGGTGTAATTGGACCAGGAATCAATCGAATCCCAGAGGCTCATGGCAATTTCCTGATTGAGTTGGCCTGACTAACTCCAAGCTGCCGAGAATGGTCTGCCCATCCTAAACACCTAAAACCCATAACCGCACAAGCGGTACGGGTAACTGGGTTAAAATGGATACTAAAAGGGAGGGAAGCCCTAGTAGTTAGCGCTTTAGGACACTTTTACAGGTGTCTACCCAATAATACTGGGAACTTCTCCAAAACTTTTTGTCAAAGGCTGACATTTTCAGAAAAAGTTGTGCTCGATTTGCTCTACCACAGTTACGGCCGAGTAGCTGACCCCGGCTGTGCCCTCGCCAGGATGAGTAGAATCGCCAACTAACCATACCCCTGCAAGCGGAGTTCGATTGGCAAAGCCAAAGGGGCCGTAAGTGCTGACACGCATTCCCAAGCCCCCCACAGATCCCTGGTCGCGGGCCGTAAACCGAGCAAAGGTGCGGGGAGTGGCCGCTTCAACATGGACTATATGTTCGGGGCGCAGATCAAAGAAAGTGCCTAGACGTGCGATCGCACGTTCCGTATATTCACGCTTCATGACCTCATAATCGGCACAATGCCACCAGGCCGCAGCCTCCGTAAATGACGAAGCAATGATCGTGGCTTTGCCCTCTGGAGCCCGACCGTCACCGGGGCGGCTGACCGAGACAAACAGCGAGTTGTTTTCGGCAATGGGGCCGTCGTAGTCGTAGAGAAACTGCAGATGAGGCGGACAATCGGGCGGAATGGCTGCCTGATCAACGCCTAAGTATATGACAAACGCGCCAGATGCAGACGGCAATTTCTCTACCCGGCGAGCGTAGCCCGAGGGAGCCTGATCAGCCAAAAGCTGCATTAGGTTTTGCACAGTGACGTTGGCAACAACGTGATCGGCAGGCTCTGCCCAGGTTTTACCGCTCTTTTGGTCGCGCACTGTTACCCCAGTAGCCTGGCCCTGCTCAAGGTGAATTTGCTCGACCGTGTGGCGCAGATGCAGCTTACCTCCATCTCGCGCTAGGGCGGCGACGATGCGATCGCTCAACACCTGCATACTGCCGTGCAGGTGAAACAGCCCCTGCGGAGCCTGGGAAACGCTGAGGGCTGTAGCGGCATAGAGCAGTGCCGTTTCATCAGCGTCCACCTGGGAGTACAGCTTTAGCTGCATGTCCAAGAACGTCTTTAGGCGGCGGTCATTATACAGACCGTAGGCCCGCAGCAGTTGCCCTACTGTAGAGAAGGTAAAGGGCACCGTCAGCAGCGTGTTGGGCCGCAGGGCCTGCACCAGCCGCCACAGATCGCCAGCACTGCGAGGCGGCAACACCGGCCGCCGCGACTGAAACTGCCAGCTCGGTCGAAACAAATTTGCCAGCAATTGCCAAAAGGGTTCGCTGCCCGGAAACTGCCGCTGCCGCTCGGCCCGCCAACATTCAGGGTCACGCCAGATGTTAATCGGCGAGGCTTCACCCGGCAAGTACACC
The window above is part of the Pseudanabaena sp. FACHB-2040 genome. Proteins encoded here:
- a CDS encoding transposase, encoding MPRRQVDFVPGHHYHLYNRGNNRQNIFFERENYLYFLQQFRRYLVEDTLDVLAYCLMPNHYHFLVRLRSQTLSQQMQAFSLSYTKAINRRYGRCGSLFQGRFRSIHVNCDRYLLYLSRYIHLNPVAAGFVEAPEAWEFSSYREYVELRQGTLPKLNPIRQDVGTAEDYQAFVLANAVRLPKLSHLMLDE
- a CDS encoding S-layer homology domain-containing protein produces the protein MYRIALVSIAAAVAMLGGAVQPGFSIRNLAVNPSQSSVFAEPSMAEDSLAQAERLPEGVQARILEQVAEEQDRSQDSLEVVSATAMEWSDGCLGLGGPAESCLMAITPGWRVTITDGSASWVYRTDASGQGVRQETPSEVPQYTDIDGRYAPEIANVTSQGILVESPEENRFYPNRPITREELAVAIVQAMQLVPLSPADAAMEATAQLPPLPNELGTAPFRDVAANRRSARAIQYLKGLGLIQGYSDGSFRPEQPVTRAELMSLLLKMDVYLVELRRWDGRDASNLEPTFAFSDTRGHWAAKEIAVMSENCRAAEPMNGEGTRFAPNAPATRGYAAAAIARDLWCLSY
- a CDS encoding serine/threonine-protein kinase → MSSLTGKSLQQGKYTIDQELGRGGFGITYKARNNVLTQDVVIKTVNDALRQEPQFLAHQRQFQDEARRLARCFHPNIVRVVDFFTEDDLPYIVMDYIPGQTLDTLVQPNRPLPEAHALSCIRQVGEAAEAIHRAGLLHRDIKPQNLILQPETQRVMLIDFGIAREFTPGVVQTHTHIVSEGYAPIEQYLQQAQRSPATDVYGLAATLYTLLTAQVPTAAILRDRVPLRLPHEIVPAVSPGVSAAVMRGMAVEPHDRPQQVRDWLALLPVSSHNSGVESAPLSQVRTVVVAPGYRPTVPASFGNATVPAPRAVSELGTRNSTSPQPHGKSRFSWWLPGAVAMSVLVPLVLGVGYGQWRNQTAPSTSTPMPTPTPTPTPTPRPTSTPTLTPTPTAIPTPTPIPTPTPEAVTEPDTTTDPTAVEQPSEEPTPPPEEPTPPIPPPSPVDPALPVEPPPLPEPLVRPSEVPNEVQPNSSESVSEASEEVGRKQERAGEEQRQAEQVREEEQR
- a CDS encoding response regulator is translated as MKQVLVIEDETQTREIFSRCLTFEGFAALAADSGIEGIELAQSTLPDLIVCDIMMPDLDGYQVLSTLRQDVATAAIPFIFLTAKVTMADLRQGMALGADDYLTKPCTVEQFLSAVTTRLERQEVLRRWYREKSDLTPAAAISIFPDSPKLAPVFRFIEAHYHQPISLTDVAQAAGYSAAYLTNLVQTETGRTVKRWIIDRRMAQARLLLTTTAQPVNQIANAVGYGDVSYFTRQFRQMHEVSPQAWRVAEAEGLAAAG
- a CDS encoding ATP-binding protein; the protein is MRQYYWLSRDLSEALPAQPSGSGSYGSFDSTLISVSTLRSALVLENGTLPQHSTYQDLANFFHAHPNATGVLVIFADPSLAAQPIGVISRHRFLTWQLQQQRWLEALSSPLETIPLWWQETQSYLLIDPQMPLQDVISLILERNPSSLHEPLVLREPEGASIVDTSRLFAAYTRLARSEQATLTDPDVENLRRQHQLILNAIGEGVYGVDLQGLATFVNPAATQMIGWEAAELIGQSMHKVLHHSHPDRSPYPREQCPIYAAFQDGIIHRVSEEVFWRKDGTSFPVEYLSTPMRDEQGNLIGAVVTFRDITQRKWAEAVLQRTNEELEQRVRDRTVELRQANEQLKELSELRSRVVSMVCHEFRNPLNNILLSVSSMGRYSDQLTPDQKEKYLLGITDNVERMTQMIDAILLIGKVETKGIEVRPSSFDLVAFCRDLAAELEPEPEHRRIQFACRSKQLPVTLDKQMLRSILTNILSNSIRYSPAHSPIQFRISKRNQHATFQIKDQGIGIPPEDLPYLFEPFHRGRNVSNIAGTGLGLNIVKRFLDLQHGTVKVDSQVGSGTTFTITLPIHQGVAR
- the crtD gene encoding C-3',4' desaturase CrtD; this translates as MVSSSSASSKSVVVIGAGIGGLTAAALLARRGYSVKVFDQALVPGGCASTFKRRGFTFDVGATQVAGLEPGGIHHQIFSELDIPLPEATPCDPSCAVYLPGEASPINIWRDPECWRAERQRQFPGSEPFWQLLANLFRPSWQFQSRRPVLPPRSAGDLWRLVQALRPNTLLTVPFTFSTVGQLLRAYGLYNDRRLKTFLDMQLKLYSQVDADETALLYAATALSVSQAPQGLFHLHGSMQVLSDRIVAALARDGGKLHLRHTVEQIHLEQGQATGVTVRDQKSGKTWAEPADHVVANVTVQNLMQLLADQAPSGYARRVEKLPSASGAFVIYLGVDQAAIPPDCPPHLQFLYDYDGPIAENNSLFVSVSRPGDGRAPEGKATIIASSFTEAAAWWHCADYEVMKREYTERAIARLGTFFDLRPEHIVHVEAATPRTFARFTARDQGSVGGLGMRVSTYGPFGFANRTPLAGVWLVGDSTHPGEGTAGVSYSAVTVVEQIEHNFF